The following are encoded in a window of Flavobacterium psychrotrophum genomic DNA:
- a CDS encoding putative nucleotidyltransferase substrate binding domain-containing protein: MNIGSQGRKEQLLRTDQDNALIFEDVAPEQHDTVKRYFMELAELVTESLNKVGYEFSPHNIVARNPKWCKSLTDWIKQYNEWTNTPREKDIEVSTLFFDFDFIYGFPAIEEVIIDTINQNITRNKKFFAFLASDTLKNPAPLGFFRQFLLESDGEHKDNFDIKARALEPLIDAARLLALSQGLTEITNTYHRFKKLAELEPQNAELYEECSEAFNTLQRFRTEEGLINDSNGRYLNLNELSKTDKVKLKNCFQPITDVQDMIKNRFSLTYLS; the protein is encoded by the coding sequence ATGAACATTGGCAGTCAGGGACGCAAAGAACAACTTTTACGTACAGACCAGGATAATGCGCTGATATTTGAAGATGTAGCGCCGGAACAACATGATACTGTAAAACGCTACTTTATGGAACTTGCTGAACTGGTTACAGAGTCCTTGAATAAAGTAGGCTACGAATTTTCTCCGCATAATATTGTTGCAAGAAATCCTAAATGGTGTAAGTCTTTAACAGACTGGATAAAACAATATAATGAGTGGACAAACACACCCCGTGAAAAAGATATTGAAGTAAGTACACTTTTCTTTGATTTCGATTTTATATATGGTTTCCCCGCTATTGAAGAAGTGATAATTGATACTATAAACCAAAATATTACCCGAAACAAGAAGTTTTTTGCATTCCTTGCATCAGATACTCTTAAAAACCCTGCCCCACTTGGATTTTTCAGGCAGTTTTTATTGGAGAGTGACGGCGAGCATAAAGATAATTTTGATATAAAAGCACGCGCACTTGAGCCGCTTATTGATGCTGCGCGCCTGCTTGCCCTAAGCCAGGGCCTTACCGAAATAACAAATACCTACCACAGGTTTAAAAAACTTGCTGAGCTTGAGCCTCAAAATGCAGAACTTTATGAAGAATGTTCTGAAGCATTTAATACCCTGCAGCGCTTTAGGACTGAGGAAGGCCTTATAAACGATTCTAATGGCAGGTACTTAAACCTTAATGAGTTATCTAAAACAGATAAAGTAAAACTTAAAAACTGTTTTCAGCCCATAACAGATGTACAGGATATGATCAAGAACCGATTTTCTTTAACTTACTTAAGCTAA
- a CDS encoding DUF2911 domain-containing protein: MKLIAKLALLFVALVSVNSAVAQEKKPASPAAEAKGTINGAAITIKYNSPFVKGRQIWGSLVPYGQVWRAGANDATTFETSKAIKVEGKDLAAGTYSLFIIPQENGTATVIFNKEAKQWGAYKYNEKQDALRVTVKTKKVDKLAESLTYTITKTGVVLSWEKLEVPFTVK; this comes from the coding sequence ATGAAACTTATTGCAAAATTGGCGTTGCTATTTGTAGCGCTTGTATCTGTAAACAGTGCCGTTGCACAGGAAAAGAAACCGGCAAGTCCTGCGGCCGAAGCTAAAGGCACAATTAACGGAGCCGCTATTACAATTAAATATAACAGCCCATTTGTTAAAGGCCGCCAAATATGGGGAAGCCTTGTACCATACGGACAAGTATGGCGTGCAGGTGCTAACGATGCTACAACTTTTGAAACAAGTAAAGCAATAAAAGTTGAAGGTAAAGACCTTGCCGCAGGTACATATTCATTATTTATTATTCCACAAGAGAACGGTACAGCTACAGTTATATTTAATAAAGAAGCTAAACAATGGGGAGCTTATAAATATAATGAGAAACAAGATGCTTTGCGTGTAACAGTTAAAACAAAAAAAGTTGACAAACTTGCAGAAAGCCTTACATATACTATTACTAAAACAGGTGTAGTACTAAGCTGGGAAAAGCTGGAAGTACCATTTACAGTTAAATAA
- a CDS encoding PAS domain-containing sensor histidine kinase: MQHPGLNNVDLSLVINASGIGVWLFNEATGIVTLDERSQLLFGYPHATGPYNNIFTLTDADDLPHVSAAIQRALITGEISLSYLPHNSNTHIIVKGKRVTVNDEDVIYGTVQKAFNNAFQPGKSQETLANIIAESTVAIGLYVGRELVVGIANDVILSFWGKTRAIIGQKLADAVPELEGQPFLQILDNVFTTGEIYTVTDEPAYLAVDGVLDTYYFDFTYKPLFNRQGEVYAIMNTAVNVTDRVVSKRRLLESEARFRNVTEQSPMAIGFLTGKDMVVEIANEMILKIWGKDESIISLPLSEALPEIKGQGFLELLDGVYNTGIPHRGYDTLVKLTHDNLLTDVYVDFTYSPFRNEHGEISGIVILANDVSDRNRALKEIAASEEKFRSVIYSAQAAVAVFKGEELVADLMNNEFLRFVGRTREEMEGLPLLQSMPEMEGQASIDLMREVFAKGIKTHHFGRQVNIMRNGVLTQNFYNVSYSPLYDGNGKIYAVLDIAIDVTETIKAQEALRETETALRGAIELAELGTWTVDPSTGVVDYSERVLEWFGLTGAIEDLNDVINSIHPDDRQRIADAVDGALALESDGHYDEEFRVISRITGRERILHAQGKAFRDNSGKPYMLRGTAQDITATKKIQLALENEVKERTEALQKANYELEEINLKLINTNQELEQYAYVASHDLQEPLRKISMFSNLLKDRDVDNIHALTIDKIVKASDRMSLLIKDLLEFSRLLSPDVRFVKTNIENIVKNIIHDFELLIEERGAVVHIGHLPEIEAVSLQMNQLFYNLVGNALKFVEAGKIPTINISSGKISRAEVALYIKSPLPVQYYKIEVRDNGIGIEEQYKKQIFEVFKRLHSRSEYSGSGIGLAICRRIVNHHNGAIYVESVQGQGTTFVILLPEAQ; this comes from the coding sequence ATGCAGCACCCTGGCCTTAATAATGTTGACCTTAGCCTGGTAATTAATGCCTCTGGTATAGGTGTATGGTTATTTAATGAAGCCACAGGAATTGTAACCCTTGATGAAAGGTCACAGCTGCTCTTTGGGTACCCGCATGCCACCGGCCCTTACAATAACATATTTACACTTACAGATGCTGATGACCTGCCACATGTTTCAGCAGCAATTCAGCGGGCACTTATTACCGGCGAGATAAGCTTGAGTTATTTACCACACAATTCTAACACCCATATTATTGTAAAAGGCAAACGCGTTACTGTAAATGATGAAGATGTGATTTATGGAACGGTGCAAAAAGCATTTAATAATGCATTTCAGCCAGGAAAAAGCCAGGAGACATTGGCAAACATTATAGCCGAATCTACTGTGGCCATAGGGCTTTATGTGGGCAGGGAGCTTGTAGTAGGTATTGCTAATGATGTTATCCTGAGTTTTTGGGGTAAAACGCGCGCCATTATAGGTCAGAAACTGGCTGATGCCGTTCCCGAGCTTGAAGGTCAGCCCTTTTTGCAGATACTTGATAATGTTTTTACTACCGGAGAAATTTATACTGTAACCGATGAGCCCGCATACCTTGCGGTAGATGGTGTACTTGATACGTATTATTTTGATTTTACCTATAAACCGTTATTTAACAGGCAGGGCGAGGTTTATGCGATTATGAATACGGCTGTAAATGTTACCGATAGGGTAGTATCTAAACGAAGGCTTTTAGAAAGCGAGGCCCGTTTCAGGAATGTTACAGAGCAAAGTCCTATGGCCATTGGTTTTCTTACAGGTAAGGATATGGTGGTGGAAATTGCCAACGAAATGATTCTCAAAATATGGGGTAAAGATGAAAGCATCATAAGCCTGCCGTTATCAGAAGCACTTCCAGAAATTAAAGGACAGGGATTTTTAGAACTGCTTGATGGGGTTTATAATACCGGGATACCTCATAGGGGATATGATACGCTTGTAAAGCTAACGCACGATAATCTACTCACAGATGTATATGTTGATTTTACCTATTCACCATTCAGGAATGAACATGGAGAAATAAGTGGTATAGTGATACTTGCTAATGATGTGAGCGACCGTAACCGGGCACTTAAAGAAATTGCTGCCAGCGAAGAAAAATTCAGGTCGGTTATATATTCTGCCCAGGCTGCTGTGGCTGTATTTAAAGGAGAAGAGCTTGTTGCAGATTTGATGAATAATGAGTTTTTGCGTTTTGTAGGCCGCACGCGTGAAGAAATGGAAGGTTTGCCCTTACTGCAAAGCATGCCTGAAATGGAAGGCCAGGCATCTATTGACCTCATGCGCGAAGTTTTTGCAAAAGGTATAAAAACACACCACTTTGGAAGACAGGTAAACATTATGAGAAATGGTGTGCTTACCCAAAATTTTTATAATGTAAGCTATTCGCCGCTTTATGACGGCAACGGAAAAATATATGCGGTTCTTGATATTGCAATTGATGTAACAGAAACAATTAAAGCCCAGGAAGCTTTGCGCGAAACAGAAACTGCCCTGAGAGGTGCCATAGAGCTTGCAGAACTTGGTACCTGGACGGTAGATCCTTCTACAGGAGTGGTAGATTATTCTGAAAGAGTTTTAGAATGGTTTGGGTTAACCGGCGCTATTGAAGACCTTAATGATGTTATTAATTCTATACATCCTGATGACAGGCAGCGTATTGCTGACGCTGTTGATGGTGCATTAGCATTAGAATCTGACGGGCATTATGACGAAGAATTTAGGGTTATAAGCCGTATTACAGGCAGAGAACGTATTTTACACGCACAGGGTAAAGCTTTTCGTGACAATAGTGGAAAACCGTATATGCTGCGTGGTACTGCCCAGGATATTACTGCAACAAAAAAAATACAACTAGCCCTTGAAAATGAGGTTAAAGAACGTACAGAAGCATTACAAAAAGCAAATTACGAACTTGAAGAAATAAACCTGAAACTTATAAATACTAATCAGGAGCTGGAACAATATGCTTATGTAGCAAGCCATGACCTTCAGGAGCCATTGCGAAAAATAAGTATGTTCAGCAACCTGTTAAAAGACAGGGATGTTGATAACATACATGCTCTTACAATTGATAAAATTGTAAAGGCTTCAGACCGGATGTCGCTGCTGATAAAAGACCTGCTTGAGTTTTCGAGGCTACTTAGCCCGGATGTACGCTTTGTAAAAACAAATATTGAGAATATTGTAAAGAATATAATACACGATTTTGAGTTGCTCATTGAAGAACGCGGGGCTGTAGTGCACATAGGGCACCTTCCGGAAATTGAAGCAGTATCCCTACAAATGAACCAGTTGTTTTATAACCTGGTGGGCAATGCTCTTAAATTTGTTGAAGCCGGTAAAATACCAACCATTAACATTAGTTCAGGAAAAATAAGCAGGGCAGAAGTAGCACTTTACATTAAGTCGCCCTTACCGGTGCAGTATTATAAAATCGAAGTACGGGATAATGGTATTGGTATAGAAGAACAATATAAAAAGCAAATATTTGAAGTGTTTAAAAGGCTGCATTCCCGTTCAGAATATTCCGGTAGTGGTATAGGCCTTGCTATTTGCCGTCGTATTGTAAACCATCATAATGGTGCAATATATGTAGAATCTGTTCAGGGGCAGGGAACCACATTTGTTATCTTACTTCCGGAAGCACAGTAA
- a CDS encoding 3'-5' exonuclease: MAFEWLTGSNPQFWKNYLSLFENDNNTGKKRFVVFDMEATGLDFKEDTILSIGAMGVNDGGISIGDFFQAYVAREQFSPRSVALQDVVKDTNETVVEAEAMIQFLNFIKDATLVGHNINLDIEMLNQALKRLELGRLKNDVMDTNVLFKRWKGNTDDSQYTLDELCDALKIDKTDRHTAWGNAYTTAMVFLKLKNKLGI; the protein is encoded by the coding sequence ATGGCATTTGAATGGCTTACCGGCAGCAATCCGCAGTTTTGGAAAAACTATCTTTCCCTCTTTGAGAATGATAATAATACGGGTAAAAAACGTTTTGTGGTTTTTGATATGGAAGCTACCGGGCTCGACTTTAAAGAAGATACGATACTATCTATAGGTGCTATGGGCGTTAATGATGGTGGCATTTCTATTGGCGATTTTTTTCAGGCTTATGTTGCTCGCGAGCAATTCAGTCCACGATCTGTAGCATTGCAGGATGTGGTAAAAGACACAAATGAAACGGTCGTAGAAGCCGAAGCAATGATACAATTTTTAAATTTTATTAAAGATGCTACACTGGTAGGCCATAACATAAACCTTGATATTGAAATGCTTAATCAGGCACTTAAAAGGCTAGAACTGGGCAGGCTCAAAAATGATGTTATGGATACAAACGTATTGTTTAAACGCTGGAAAGGAAATACTGATGATAGCCAGTATACGCTTGACGAACTTTGCGATGCGCTTAAAATTGATAAGACAGACCGGCATACTGCATGGGGTAATGCATACACTACTGCAATGGTATTTTTAAAGCTGAAAAATAAGCTGGGTATTTAA
- the glyA gene encoding serine hydroxymethyltransferase has translation MQRDEQIFDLILEEQDRQIHGLELIASENFVSDQVMEAAGSVLTNKYAEGYPGKRYYGGCEVVDVIEQIAIDRAKALFGAEYANVQPHSGSQANASVFHACLKPGDKILGFDLSHGGHLTHGSPVNFSGRLYNPVFYGVEKETGRLNYDKIQEIATAEKPQMIIAGASAYSRDMDFARFREIADSVGAILLADISHPAGLIAKGLMNDPIPHCHIVTTTTHKTLRGPRGGLILMGKDFENPWGHKTPKGEIRMMSALLDLAVFPGNQGGPLEHIIAAKAVAFGEALSDEFFAYARQLQKNAKVMADAFVKRGYDIISGGTDNHMMLIDLRNKNISGKEAENALVKAEITVNKNMVPFDDKSPFVTSGIRVGTAAITTRGLVEADMETIVDLIDRVITNHTDEAVLEEVADLVNDMMSERPIFVF, from the coding sequence ATGCAACGCGACGAACAAATTTTTGACTTAATTCTTGAAGAACAGGACAGGCAAATACATGGCCTTGAGCTGATAGCATCTGAAAATTTTGTGAGCGACCAGGTAATGGAAGCTGCAGGATCTGTGCTTACAAATAAATATGCTGAGGGCTACCCGGGCAAGAGGTACTATGGCGGATGCGAAGTAGTAGACGTTATAGAACAAATAGCTATAGACAGGGCTAAGGCATTATTTGGCGCTGAGTATGCTAACGTACAGCCACACTCAGGCTCTCAGGCTAACGCATCTGTATTTCATGCGTGCCTTAAACCGGGCGATAAAATTTTAGGTTTTGACCTTTCTCACGGTGGACACCTTACACATGGCTCTCCGGTAAACTTTTCTGGCCGTTTATACAACCCCGTATTTTATGGAGTAGAAAAAGAAACAGGTCGTTTAAATTATGACAAGATACAGGAAATAGCTACTGCCGAAAAGCCTCAGATGATTATTGCCGGTGCTTCTGCATACAGCCGTGATATGGATTTTGCACGTTTCCGTGAAATTGCAGACAGCGTGGGCGCTATCCTTTTAGCTGATATATCTCATCCTGCAGGGCTTATAGCCAAAGGGCTTATGAACGATCCTATACCACATTGCCACATTGTAACAACCACTACCCACAAAACCCTTCGCGGGCCAAGGGGAGGGCTTATACTTATGGGTAAAGATTTTGAAAACCCTTGGGGCCATAAAACACCAAAAGGCGAAATTAGAATGATGTCTGCACTGTTAGACTTAGCTGTTTTTCCTGGTAACCAGGGTGGGCCTTTAGAGCATATTATTGCTGCAAAGGCAGTTGCTTTTGGCGAAGCGTTAAGCGATGAGTTCTTTGCTTACGCAAGACAATTACAAAAAAATGCTAAAGTTATGGCCGATGCTTTTGTAAAGCGCGGATATGATATTATTAGTGGCGGTACAGATAACCACATGATGCTTATTGACCTTCGTAATAAAAATATTAGCGGTAAAGAAGCTGAAAACGCTCTTGTTAAGGCTGAAATTACGGTTAATAAGAACATGGTTCCGTTTGATGACAAGAGTCCGTTTGTAACCTCTGGTATACGCGTGGGTACTGCTGCCATTACAACCCGCGGACTTGTAGAAGCTGATATGGAAACTATTGTAGACCTTATAGACAGGGTTATTACAAACCATACTGATGAAGCAGTTCTTGAAGAAGTAGCAGATTTAGTTAATGATATGATGAGCGAAAGGCCAATCTTTGTTTTCTAA
- the fahA gene encoding fumarylacetoacetase: protein MPLTANDITRKSWLNVPDNSDFPIQNIPFGVFITKDDVVTIGTRIGDNAIDLGALQQLNYFEGIELTDDMFMQDTLNDFISDGKKTWRAVRNRIAEIFDANNTTLKDNEAHKEVVVFKIEDVEMQLPVLIGDYTDFYSSKEHATNVGKMFRDPENALLPNWLHLPVGYHGRSSTIVPSGIPVHRPLGQTLPNGETQPVFGPSKLVDFELEMAFITTDANIMGESVPVEEAEEHIFGLVLFNDWSARDIQKWEYVPLGPFLAKNFASSVSPWIVTLDALEPFRTKGPEQEPKPLEYLQQEGAHAYDINLQVAIEPEGGEETVISNSNFKYMYWSMAQQLAHHTINGCRVNSGDLMGSGTISGPTEDSFGSMLELTWGGKNPLTLKDGTERKFINDGDSVIMRGYCQNNDVRIGFGEVCSKLLPPFTKHK from the coding sequence ATGCCGCTAACAGCAAACGATATTACAAGAAAATCCTGGCTTAATGTGCCTGATAACAGCGATTTCCCGATACAAAACATTCCGTTTGGGGTGTTTATAACTAAAGATGATGTAGTTACCATAGGTACCCGCATTGGCGATAATGCCATAGACCTGGGTGCCCTGCAACAACTTAATTATTTTGAAGGCATTGAATTAACAGACGATATGTTTATGCAGGATACGCTAAACGATTTTATATCTGACGGAAAAAAAACATGGAGAGCTGTGCGTAACCGTATTGCAGAAATATTTGATGCTAACAATACAACCTTAAAAGATAACGAAGCGCATAAAGAAGTTGTAGTTTTTAAGATTGAAGATGTAGAAATGCAGTTGCCTGTACTTATAGGTGATTATACCGATTTTTATAGCAGTAAAGAACACGCTACTAATGTTGGAAAGATGTTCCGCGACCCAGAAAATGCACTGTTGCCTAACTGGCTGCACCTGCCTGTAGGGTATCATGGGCGTTCAAGCACTATTGTACCAAGCGGCATACCGGTGCACAGGCCTTTAGGGCAAACATTGCCTAACGGCGAAACGCAGCCTGTTTTTGGTCCTTCAAAACTGGTAGACTTTGAACTTGAAATGGCATTTATTACTACTGATGCCAATATAATGGGCGAATCTGTTCCTGTAGAAGAAGCAGAAGAGCATATCTTTGGCCTTGTGCTGTTTAATGACTGGAGCGCACGCGATATCCAGAAATGGGAATATGTGCCACTTGGCCCCTTCCTTGCAAAGAATTTTGCCTCTTCTGTATCACCATGGATTGTAACTTTGGATGCGTTGGAACCATTCCGTACCAAAGGCCCTGAGCAGGAGCCTAAGCCGCTGGAATACCTTCAGCAGGAAGGTGCTCATGCTTATGATATTAATTTGCAGGTAGCAATAGAGCCCGAAGGCGGCGAAGAAACCGTGATTAGCAACAGTAACTTTAAATATATGTACTGGAGTATGGCACAGCAGCTGGCGCATCATACTATTAACGGTTGCCGCGTAAACAGTGGCGACCTTATGGGCAGCGGCACGATAAGCGGCCCTACCGAAGATAGTTTTGGATCAATGCTGGAACTTACATGGGGCGGTAAAAACCCGCTTACGCTTAAAGATGGCACAGAACGCAAGTTTATAAACGATGGTGACAGCGTTATAATGCGCGGTTACTGCCAGAATAATGATGTACGTATAGGCTTTGGCGAGGTTTGCAGTAAGTTGCTGCCGCCATTTACAAAACATAAATAG
- a CDS encoding pentapeptide repeat-containing protein — MADYIINKQYSGSIFFEREIIYHDFERCTFDDCDFSAVDFSGVAFIDCIFINCNFAKARINYVSFRDVQFTGCDFTEVNFVTVDKLLFKFAFKDCKLDYTKFYAFKMRNTLFENCSMIAVDFMEADITGSVFDNCNLHKSVFIDTTANKTDFSTAYNFTIDPEKNKLKKAIFTTEGLKGLLTKFDLVIK, encoded by the coding sequence ATGGCAGACTATATAATAAACAAGCAATATTCGGGCAGTATTTTTTTTGAAAGAGAAATAATATATCATGATTTTGAACGCTGTACATTTGATGATTGCGATTTTAGTGCTGTCGATTTTTCTGGTGTCGCATTTATAGATTGTATTTTTATAAACTGCAACTTTGCAAAAGCAAGAATAAATTATGTTTCTTTTAGAGATGTACAATTTACCGGCTGCGATTTTACAGAAGTAAATTTTGTAACCGTAGATAAGCTCCTTTTTAAATTTGCCTTTAAGGACTGTAAGCTGGACTATACTAAATTTTATGCCTTTAAAATGCGCAACACATTATTCGAAAATTGTAGCATGATTGCAGTAGATTTTATGGAAGCTGATATAACCGGATCTGTATTTGATAATTGTAATCTGCACAAAAGTGTATTTATTGATACCACAGCTAATAAAACCGATTTTAGTACTGCCTATAACTTTACAATAGATCCTGAAAAAAATAAACTTAAAAAAGCTATTTTCACTACTGAAGGTCTTAAAGGCTTGCTAACAAAATTTGATTTGGTCATAAAGTAA
- a CDS encoding CBS domain-containing protein has protein sequence MKNPVAQKVADFLKHYPPFSSLTPDNLFAIAEASRLLYLDKNQTLFKGGDHIHTDFYIVNTGVVGLSLTSDAEEMLIDKCDEGDILGLRPFFAKNDYLMTARAREEATVYAIPITFFEQFITGNSKVLEFLLESFASQTRNPLDRERSGRLLSENTIYSDQDVDIQYFQPIKYTRNPITANPDDVLMYIAKTMANSAIGSVIIQKDQLPIGIITDRDLRAKIATGLLPITSIATEVMTSPVITVPENISVAEAQMIMLKHNVGHLCVTRDGTDNTAVSGIISEHDVVAAQANTPGVLLKQTRRSANNKELKYVREKLTDLIQNSIDKNIPISHISNIVAEINIALTRRAIELAVTKIGSPLLFVLYG, from the coding sequence ATGAAAAACCCTGTTGCCCAAAAGGTTGCTGATTTTTTAAAGCATTATCCACCTTTTAGTAGTCTTACTCCAGATAACCTTTTTGCTATTGCTGAGGCTTCAAGGCTATTATATCTTGATAAAAACCAGACGCTTTTTAAAGGGGGCGATCATATTCATACTGATTTTTACATAGTTAATACAGGTGTTGTAGGGCTTTCGCTTACGTCAGATGCCGAGGAAATGCTTATAGACAAATGTGATGAAGGCGATATACTGGGCTTGCGCCCTTTCTTTGCAAAGAATGATTACCTGATGACGGCGCGTGCCCGCGAAGAAGCCACAGTATATGCAATTCCGATTACTTTTTTTGAGCAGTTTATAACAGGAAACTCAAAAGTACTTGAATTTTTATTAGAAAGTTTTGCATCGCAAACACGTAATCCATTAGACAGGGAACGTAGCGGTCGTTTACTTTCTGAAAATACAATTTACAGCGACCAGGATGTTGATATCCAATACTTTCAACCTATAAAATATACACGCAATCCTATTACGGCAAATCCGGATGATGTATTAATGTATATTGCAAAAACAATGGCTAACAGTGCTATTGGCAGTGTCATTATTCAAAAAGACCAACTGCCAATAGGTATTATAACCGACAGGGACCTGAGGGCAAAAATAGCAACGGGCCTGCTTCCTATTACTTCGATAGCTACCGAGGTTATGACCAGCCCTGTAATTACTGTACCGGAAAACATATCAGTTGCAGAAGCCCAGATGATTATGCTTAAACATAATGTAGGCCACCTGTGTGTAACGCGCGACGGTACTGATAATACAGCTGTTAGCGGTATAATTTCTGAGCATGATGTGGTTGCCGCACAGGCAAATACTCCGGGAGTTTTATTAAAACAAACCCGCAGGTCGGCAAATAATAAGGAACTAAAGTATGTACGAGAAAAACTTACAGATCTTATACAGAACTCTATAGATAAGAATATCCCTATTTCGCACATTTCTAATATTGTGGCTGAGATAAATATAGCGCTTACCCGTAGGGCTATAGAACTGGCTGTAACTAAAATAGGCAGCCCCCTCCTGTTCGTTTTGTATGGATGA
- a CDS encoding lipocalin family protein, whose amino-acid sequence MKKTLLILSCLAIIGCSNDDKAKETTAASLIGNWQLTAQYGSDGGSNSGWVPVQMGYAMKFNENGTFTSQKYAECTEGTYTVSGNKLKLDYGCEGFTTGAESPAGIFVEEVSFENGSLILNPTYATCDEGCWVKFERTGEFVVY is encoded by the coding sequence ATGAAAAAGACATTACTTATTTTAAGCTGCCTTGCCATCATTGGATGTTCTAATGATGACAAAGCAAAAGAAACTACTGCTGCATCACTTATAGGCAACTGGCAACTGACAGCGCAGTATGGCAGCGATGGCGGAAGCAACAGCGGCTGGGTGCCGGTGCAAATGGGCTATGCCATGAAGTTTAATGAAAACGGAACCTTTACATCTCAGAAGTACGCAGAATGTACTGAAGGAACATATACGGTTTCTGGAAACAAGCTAAAACTGGATTATGGATGCGAAGGTTTTACTACCGGAGCAGAATCGCCGGCAGGAATTTTTGTAGAAGAAGTTAGTTTTGAAAATGGATCATTAATTCTTAACCCTACCTATGCAACTTGTGATGAAGGATGTTGGGTAAAATTTGAAAGGACAGGAGAGTTTGTAGTATATTAA